The Terriglobales bacterium genome includes a region encoding these proteins:
- a CDS encoding SDR family oxidoreductase, with translation MKIVVIGGSGLIGSRLVNQLRAHGHEAVAASPKSGVDTLTGEGLAEALKGASAVVDVSNSPSWEDAAVLNFFETSTRNQLTYEAAAGVGHHVALSVVGTERLSESGYFRAKIAQERLIKESPVPYSIVQATQFFEFVKGLADISMVGGKVHLPPVLFQPMAADDVASALRGIAVGPPQNGTVEIGGPEQFRVHELVRRRLASLKDPREVIADPQARYSGAKIGETTLVPGKNARLGETRFETWLTQSAAETAAA, from the coding sequence ATGAAGATCGTAGTGATCGGCGGCAGTGGGCTCATTGGATCAAGGCTTGTCAACCAGCTTCGTGCGCACGGACACGAGGCGGTGGCGGCATCACCCAAGTCTGGGGTCGACACTCTCACCGGCGAGGGGCTGGCCGAAGCGCTGAAGGGCGCCTCCGCAGTCGTGGACGTATCGAACTCTCCCTCCTGGGAGGACGCAGCCGTGCTGAACTTCTTCGAGACATCCACCCGTAACCAGCTCACCTATGAAGCGGCCGCGGGGGTAGGACATCACGTCGCGCTGTCAGTGGTGGGAACCGAACGGCTGTCCGAGAGCGGTTATTTCCGGGCCAAGATCGCTCAGGAGAGACTGATCAAAGAATCTCCGGTCCCCTACTCCATCGTGCAGGCGACGCAGTTCTTCGAGTTCGTCAAGGGCCTTGCCGACATTTCCATGGTCGGCGGCAAGGTGCATCTGCCTCCCGTGCTCTTCCAGCCGATGGCCGCCGACGATGTCGCGAGTGCCTTGAGAGGGATCGCGGTAGGCCCGCCGCAAAATGGCACTGTCGAAATAGGAGGGCCGGAACAGTTTCGCGTGCATGAACTCGTACGGCGGCGCTTGGCGTCGCTCAAAGATCCCCGCGAAGTCATCGCCGACCCACAAGCGCGTTACTCTGGGGCGAAGATCGGTGAGACGACACTGGTTCCGGGCAAGAACGCACGACTCGGCGAGACGCGTTTCGAGACCTGGCTCACTCAGTCCGCAGCAGAGACCGCGGCGGCGTGA
- a CDS encoding cupin domain-containing protein, with translation MSGTLTSQEAKVTELMSKDLTNIPGKEGLMLTVEYPPGSSDPIHRHNAHGFIYVLEGSIVMQVRGGKETTLAPGQTFYEGPEDVHVVGRNASQTKPARFVVFFVKDKGAPVLVPSN, from the coding sequence ATGTCCGGCACGCTGACGTCACAGGAGGCTAAGGTCACGGAGCTCATGTCGAAAGACCTGACAAACATTCCCGGCAAGGAGGGTCTGATGCTCACCGTGGAATATCCGCCGGGCAGTTCGGACCCGATACATCGCCACAATGCACATGGGTTCATCTATGTGCTGGAAGGCTCGATCGTGATGCAGGTGAGAGGCGGAAAGGAAACGACCCTGGCACCTGGTCAGACCTTCTACGAGGGCCCGGAGGATGTTCACGTGGTTGGGCGGAACGCAAGCCAGACCAAACCCGCGAGATTCGTCGTGTTCTTCGTGAAGGACAAAGGCGCC